The Capra hircus breed San Clemente unplaced genomic scaffold, ASM170441v1, whole genome shotgun sequence sequence GCAACTTTGGATTCCTTGCTTCAGCTCTTTTTATGTCTCCGTTGCCTtttgcccttccttttccttcttccatttgttttgatagtggttgttgttgttgttgtcgttgctttctttgttttgttttttttggggggggggttttTCGGCGGTTTTttgtggggtttgtttttttttttttgcttttcctttttaaattttttttaattttgtgttcattttgttatttttttgttgcttttattctctttctctattttatatacaatagttgaCTCATACAGTCGTCTTTCCAATTCCAGGGCTTAAAACGCGCTATAAGTCAAGGTATAAGAAAGGTTTCCCTCCTGGAAGAGGATGGACTGTTGCTTTCCTTCTCGGTGTGGGACAggtgtgtttgtttgctctccCGTCCTGGACATTATGCTCGCCTTCCAGGACGATGGGGGTTTCacggtccatgggtttcccatacATAGCTGAAGCCTTGATCCGTGGATACTTACTAGGAAAGAACGGCCCTGACCCCGCTTTCTTCCTTAGCCTCttgcacccctcccacctcccgcttccccatcccatcccaggaccCTACCACTTTGTGCTTTATCGTCCAGgtgctcacacccttgctgtcctcttgcctccttcccatggcacaGAGAAGCGAGATCAGCCAGTATCTTTCTCGCTTTTGCACGGATTTCCCCCAGCGTCAGGCCaccttcccactccctctgccACGCCGCTCCAGTcgccattcttctcctttttctccttctccttctccctcttcttcagagggggtgggtggggcaagcagtaagtccattggagacgatggggcggaggaggatgggtggtgatgatgagggAGGGCTGTGGGTGGCTCCACGTCCTCGCGCGGGGCACGCTTGTTCGTGTTCTTGGGGGAAGATActgctcatcattctttttcctctccacgtGTGGAGGGCATGGTGCGCTGTAGGTGAGCATGCGGGGGAAACGAGCCATCGGAACGTTCTCTGTTCCTTGCCACGCCGACTGGCGCAGTCAGCAGCCAGAGTTGTTCCCTCGAGGTCTGAGATGTTAAACCGCACATTCCCggtctgccctttgctggagggtttggggttcgcagccgtcagccaagaaacagaaataaaacacaagaggtgATCGATAAAGGTCCTCAGGCCCCCTCCACCGGGTCACGGGAATCATgaggcagtggagaaagcagCTAGGGGAGGAGAGTTTCCCCACCGCCCCAGGCACTTTGGAGGCCGGCCGCGTCTCCTCGAGTCCAGCGGCGTTTGTCCGGGGCCCAGCTGGAAGGGACAACTGACTGCCAGGCAGGACGGGCAGAGTCGGAAGTCCAGTTGGCTTGCTATCCCAATCTAGGGTAGGCTCGGGTCTTTCCTCAGTGTGGGGAGGACCTTTGCTTCCAGAAATGAACGCTGCGTGACGAATCTCCACCTAGGCCccggtgcactgctggtggagaggTTTCTTTGGCACTAGTTGGCTCGCCTTTCTCCCCGTGGCCTTCGTGTCGGTGCTGGTGGTGCCGGTGGTGGTGCTCACGGCATTGTGGAtcgcgtctcctgtttggcacttgGCGCTTCTCCAGCACGCTCCTTGCACCGgaaatggagccccagggaaCTTTGCGGACGAGCGTCCTGTCGGGGACCCACGGATCCCCAACTCAATCCTGCTGGAAACTCTGCCTAGTAGCACGAGGCCTCCCGAGGGCAGCCACCCATAAAGACTGCTTGCCCATCTTCTCCGCAGACGCTGCTCGACGTTTGGGGCATTCTCGAGAGCCTGGCCGGCCGGAAGGACACTGTGTGTGGACCTGCATCCGCTCTTCCCTGCACCTCCCCCCCGAAGGGCTCCGGAGAGCGTCTCCTTGCTCGGCTGGCTGTGAGCGTtctgtgaggcgtctccaggccgcGTCACTCACCAGAGGCCAGCGGTGCGGCCAGGGACTGGAGACgggggaagaaaggcaaagccacaccCAAAGTCCCATCCAGAGAGGACTCTCCCACCCTCGCAGAAGTGGCAGGCCCTGGCACCGTGCTCAGACCCGCTCACGCACCCCATTCGCTCCGCCGACTTCCCAGCAGAGCCAGCCCTCGAGAGCTGAGCCGCTCGGGCACAAACCCGTTCCCAGGGAACACTGAGACCCCGGGCACGCTCCAGGTACCGCCTGTTCCCCGGAGGCCGCATCGTCCTCACCGCCAGAGAGGAACTCGCTCCTCGTCGGCACTCCTGCTGCGTCGCCCAGGGCGGGCCGCACGCAGAGTGTGCCTGGGCGTCTGCACGCATGTGCATCAGAGCCGGCCTACCgccacagccccagagatggccgcGGCTTCTTGTTCCTCCCCTTGGTCGCTCTGGCCCTCCCGCTGGCACAAGGGCCGTGGCCGACGTCCGTCGGCCCCGGAGGCGGGGTGTCCGTGCTGGGCCGGTCGAGCCGGTGGTGCTCCTgtgcgggcggcggcggcggtttCTCCCTCCTCCGGGTCTGGACCGGTGAATCACGACTGCGCcggcaggcagggcagcctggatctTGCGCAGCTCCAAGGCCGGCTTCGGTCGGTTGTGTTCTTGCAGGCGTCTCCACTGCTCTAAGCTCATCCCTTCGGCCTCTGTGTCCCCCGGGGACTCCTGCGACCCAGGAGCTCTGCCGCTGGCGTCTCCTGCAGGCTGCCCGGGGTCTGCGGGGTCAGCCCCGAGGGGggccgctgcccctcccccagcgcccCCTTCCCACGCACCCTCCCGGGCGTAGAACAGGACGTAGGCGCTCTGGCTCAGGGCAGCAGTCTCGTCACAGGCGGTCACCTTGGCATCGTCCATCTTATACCATTGGCCGTTGCCGGCTCGGACGTAACAAAAGTAGTGTCCTCGCTCACAGCTCCACCCGGAGTGCACCAGCACGGCATAGAGCACGTAGCCCAGtggccctgccttcccctcagACGTGTAGGGCTGCACGTCCAGGCGCTGG is a genomic window containing:
- the LOC108634751 gene encoding ubiquitin carboxyl-terminal hydrolase 17-like protein 13, with the translated sequence METLVGLVCRDPGAASEHGGGACPAPFNVLAGGRGCRASAAGADALRGPSVPEGPSPAVGRPQRGDLAPGSAGLAPGQKVALSWRGPWGVGAGLQNLGNTCYVNAALQCLSHTPPLASWLVSRQHATLCPAGSSCTLCAMRAHVTRALLHAGEVIRPRKDLLAGFHRHQQEDAHEFLMFTLNGMQQGCLSASQPSGHASEDTSVVRQIFGGTWRSRIQCLHCLGVSDTFDPHLDVSLDITAAQSVEQALRELVKPEKLEAENAYDCGVCLRKVPATKRLTLHSTSQVLVLVLKRFTQLSGAKRAQEVRYPQRLDVQPYTSEGKAGPLGYVLYAVLVHSGWSCERGHYFCYVRAGNGQWYKMDDAKVTACDETAALSQSAYVLFYAREGAWEGGAGGGAAAPLGADPADPGQPAGDASGRAPGSQESPGDTEAEGMSLEQWRRLQEHNRPKPALELRKIQAALPAGAVVIHRSRPGGGRNRRRRPHRSTTGSTGPARTPRLRGRRTSATALVPAGGPERPRGGTRSRGHLWGCGGRPALMHMRADAQAHSACGPPWATQQECRRGASSSLAVRTMRPPGNRRYLERARGLSVPWERVCARAAQLSRAGSAGKSAERMGCVSGSEHGARACHFCEGGRVLSGWDFGCGFAFLPPSPVPGRTAGLW